One Clarias gariepinus isolate MV-2021 ecotype Netherlands chromosome 18, CGAR_prim_01v2, whole genome shotgun sequence genomic window carries:
- the LOC128506967 gene encoding stonustoxin subunit alpha-like, translating to MVLCCTYIPETYFLRFFFLPADACNLTFNPNSAHRELCLSELNRKVSYTAQAMQYPDHPDRFQLLSQVLCNESLSQRCYWEVCLEDSLPEIGITYPNFQRKQEDLAVWDGQIKLGLNPVSWALCFSYKGYTVRHNSEDTVIEMPKSNRIAVYLDWPAGILSFYNVSSDTHRLTHIHTFRTTFRESVYPGFSVDNGSLTLCQLE from the coding sequence ATGGTTTTGTGCTGTACCTATATACCTGAAACAtattttcttagatttttttttcttcctgcagATGCCTGTAATCTTACATTTAACCCAAACTCAGCCCACAGAGAACTGTGCCTGTCTGAGTTGAACAGGAAGGTGTCATACACAGCCCAAGCAATGCAGTACCCAGATCACCCGGATAGATTTCAGCTCTTAAGCCAGGTTCTGTGTAACGAGAGTCTGAGCCAGCGGTGTTACTGGGAAGTTTGCTTGGAGGACTCGTTACCAGAAATTGGCATCACATATCCCAATTTTCAGAGGAAACAGGAAGACCTGGCAGTGTGGGATGGTCAAATAAAGCTTGGGTTAAACCCAGTCTCGTGGGCGCTCTGCTTCAGTTACAAAGGTTACACTGTCAGGCACAATTCAGAGGACACAGTTATAGAGATGCCAAAGTCGAACAGAATAGCCGTGTATTTGGACTGGCCTGCTGGAATACTGTCCTTTTACAATGTTTCATCTGATACACACagacttacacacatacacacattccgCACAACATTTAGGGAGTCGGTGTATCCAGGGTTCAGTGTAGACAATGGCTCTCTGACTTTGTGCCAGCTGGAATAA